Proteins co-encoded in one Ensifer sp. PDNC004 genomic window:
- a CDS encoding DUF2000 domain-containing protein, whose amino-acid sequence MLQDTRLAIIVNPELAPGHLANTIAAISIGIGSAMPGLGNQKLTDSRQNTIDISSNRPVPILQADGATIRALLLKALQKDNDRVVVPFPAFARSLHSYADYETQFPERDLSQETIDGIGLAGDGKWVKSLTGSLKLLR is encoded by the coding sequence GTGCTTCAGGACACCCGCCTCGCCATAATCGTCAATCCCGAACTGGCACCCGGCCATCTCGCCAACACGATCGCGGCGATCTCCATCGGCATCGGCTCGGCGATGCCCGGTCTCGGTAACCAGAAGCTGACGGACAGCAGGCAGAACACCATCGATATCAGCTCCAACCGGCCGGTGCCGATCCTTCAGGCCGATGGCGCGACGATCCGTGCGCTGCTCCTGAAGGCGCTGCAGAAAGACAACGACCGTGTCGTCGTGCCGTTTCCCGCCTTCGCGCGCTCGCTGCACAGCTACGCGGACTACGAGACGCAATTTCCGGAACGCGACCTTTCGCAGGAGACGATCGACGGAATCGGCCTTGCCGGCGACGGAAAGTGGGTCAAATCGCTGACGGGATCGCTGAAATTGCTGCGATAG
- a CDS encoding LysR family transcriptional regulator — protein MDIVSALRAFLRVAETGSFSAAANDLGLTQPAVSRQVSALEEHLSTRLLHRTTNALALTAEGEHMIPMAIKVVEAVDALTEASCGETGLVAGRVRLTVPAPLGLYLSDRLAALLARHPGLSVELLFREEPSDLVGEGIDLEVRLGPVSESGLICRRIGWTTAFLVATPDYLDRRPAPTLPDDVGTHECICYSRAGDGRQWTFSDGSDDVFVRIAPRLVANNALAVHRAVLAGNGLAILSHILACPDIDAGRLVNVMPAFPPARLPISVVYPSRRNVPLRVRTVLDFLVEVVREDPLMASAS, from the coding sequence ATGGACATCGTTTCTGCGCTCAGAGCCTTCCTGCGGGTGGCAGAGACCGGCTCGTTCTCCGCCGCCGCCAACGACCTCGGCCTGACCCAGCCGGCCGTATCACGCCAGGTCTCGGCGCTCGAGGAGCACCTGAGCACGCGCCTTCTGCATCGGACGACGAATGCGCTGGCGCTGACCGCCGAGGGCGAGCACATGATCCCGATGGCGATTAAAGTGGTCGAAGCGGTCGACGCTCTCACCGAAGCCTCCTGCGGCGAGACCGGCCTCGTGGCGGGCCGCGTGCGGCTCACCGTGCCCGCACCGCTCGGCCTCTATCTCAGCGATCGCCTGGCAGCCCTGCTCGCCCGTCATCCGGGCCTGTCGGTCGAGCTGCTGTTTCGCGAGGAGCCCTCGGACCTGGTCGGAGAGGGTATCGATCTGGAAGTGCGCTTGGGCCCGGTGTCGGAGAGCGGCCTGATCTGCCGGCGGATCGGCTGGACGACCGCGTTTCTGGTGGCGACACCCGACTATCTGGACCGGCGCCCCGCGCCCACGTTACCCGACGACGTCGGGACGCATGAATGCATTTGCTACAGCCGCGCCGGCGACGGCCGCCAGTGGACGTTTTCCGACGGCTCCGACGACGTTTTCGTGCGCATCGCGCCCCGCCTCGTCGCCAACAATGCCTTGGCCGTGCATCGCGCGGTGCTCGCCGGCAACGGCCTTGCGATCCTCTCCCATATCCTGGCCTGCCCCGACATCGACGCAGGCCGCCTGGTCAACGTCATGCCGGCATTCCCACCGGCGCGCCTGCCGATCAGCGTCGTCTACCCTTCGCGCAGAAACGTGCCGCTGCGCGTGCGCACCGTCCTCGATTTCCTGGTGGAGGTGGTCCGGGAAGACCCGCTGATGGCGTCCGCCTCCTGA
- a CDS encoding amidohydrolase/deacetylase family metallohydrolase codes for MANETSSKGPVLLRQVKPVAFGMAAPAETIDILVDGEGRIAALGRNLQAPDGARRIEGNGAWISPGWIDLHAHVWHGGTDISVRPQLCGMERGVTTIVDAGSAGEANFHGFREYIIEPSRERIKAFLNLGSIGLVACNRVSELSDIRSIDIDRIIACYQENREHIVGLKVRASHVITGSWGVTPVKLGKKIAKILKIPMMVHVGEPPALYDEVLEILGPGDIVTHCFNGKAGSSIIEDEDLFELAERCAGEGIRLDIGHGGASFSFRVAEVAIARGLLPFSISTDVHLRSMNQSVWDLGTTMSKLLSVGMPFEKVVEAVTQAPASVIRLPMDNLLTVGARAEFTLFDLVDSELRVFDSLGAEAHLNRLFEPRYAVMGTEVVAANRYQPQHVECPDHSHGFSYR; via the coding sequence ATGGCTAACGAAACCAGCAGCAAGGGGCCGGTCCTGCTCCGCCAGGTGAAGCCCGTCGCCTTCGGCATGGCCGCACCGGCAGAAACCATCGACATCCTCGTCGACGGCGAAGGTCGCATCGCCGCACTCGGCCGGAACCTTCAGGCCCCGGACGGCGCACGCCGTATCGAAGGCAATGGCGCCTGGATCTCGCCCGGCTGGATCGACCTGCACGCCCATGTCTGGCATGGCGGCACCGATATCTCCGTTCGCCCGCAGCTTTGCGGCATGGAGCGCGGCGTCACCACCATCGTCGATGCGGGCTCGGCGGGTGAAGCCAATTTCCACGGTTTCCGCGAATACATCATCGAGCCGTCGCGCGAACGCATCAAGGCGTTCCTCAATCTCGGCTCGATCGGCCTTGTCGCCTGCAACCGCGTCAGCGAACTCTCCGACATCCGCTCGATCGACATCGACCGTATCATCGCCTGCTACCAGGAAAACCGCGAACACATCGTCGGCCTGAAGGTGCGCGCCAGCCATGTGATCACCGGTTCCTGGGGTGTCACGCCGGTGAAGCTCGGCAAGAAGATCGCCAAGATCCTGAAGATCCCGATGATGGTGCATGTCGGCGAACCGCCGGCGCTTTACGACGAAGTACTCGAAATCCTCGGACCCGGCGACATCGTCACCCATTGCTTCAACGGCAAGGCGGGCTCCAGCATCATCGAGGACGAGGACCTGTTCGAGCTTGCCGAACGCTGCGCCGGCGAAGGCATCCGTCTCGATATCGGCCATGGCGGCGCCTCGTTCTCCTTCCGCGTCGCGGAAGTGGCGATCGCCCGCGGTCTGCTGCCCTTCTCGATCTCCACCGACGTGCACCTGCGCAGCATGAACCAGTCCGTCTGGGACCTCGGCACCACCATGTCGAAGCTGCTCAGCGTCGGCATGCCCTTCGAAAAGGTGGTCGAGGCCGTGACCCAGGCGCCGGCTTCGGTCATCCGCCTGCCGATGGACAATCTGCTTACCGTCGGCGCCCGCGCCGAATTCACCCTCTTCGACCTCGTCGATAGCGAGCTCCGGGTCTTCGATTCCCTCGGCGCCGAAGCCCATCTCAACCGCCTCTTCGAGCCCCGCTACGCGGTGATGGGCACCGAGGTGGTTGCCGCCAACCGTTACCAGCCGCAGCATGTCGAATGCCCCGACCACAGCCACGGCTTCAGCTACCGCTGA
- a CDS encoding MFS transporter, whose product MTNQRLIMLIFFLQPIAFGAWLPRIPDVQQRLGLGPAELAIALLGMPVGILLTLPFAGRFVAWIGGRATILYGFVVFLALVWLPTWAPNIEVLFVALAIVGAALTTLELGLNVEADAIEKHSGKLIMSTCHGFWSLGIMTGSLVGVGFAALHVAPEWAVPLTAAGMLPISVYFARKLPLLKTGEAAAAEAAPSRRKLPGWALLGVCFFVFGITMTEGAVADWSAVFLRDIFGLSSASAGFGYSIFAFMVAAGRFAGDRLKASYGPVAVARACGIASITGLILVVVSPAAWAALLGFAAMGFGVSVGFPFAVTAAADQKDRPAAASVAILSFIALLGFLLGPPLIGLIAEYSDMRFGLGVLVPFLAVSLLLTGRLKPAARVGVQDAQQAASRA is encoded by the coding sequence ATGACCAATCAACGGCTCATCATGCTGATCTTCTTCCTGCAACCGATCGCCTTCGGCGCCTGGTTGCCGCGCATTCCCGACGTGCAGCAAAGGCTCGGACTCGGCCCGGCGGAACTGGCGATCGCGCTGCTCGGCATGCCCGTCGGCATTCTGCTGACGCTGCCCTTTGCCGGTCGTTTCGTCGCCTGGATCGGCGGACGTGCAACCATCCTCTACGGCTTCGTCGTCTTTCTGGCGCTCGTCTGGCTGCCGACATGGGCTCCGAACATCGAGGTGCTCTTCGTGGCGCTCGCCATCGTCGGCGCGGCGCTGACGACGCTTGAACTCGGCCTCAACGTCGAGGCCGACGCGATCGAAAAGCACTCCGGGAAGCTGATCATGAGCACCTGCCACGGCTTCTGGAGCCTCGGTATCATGACCGGCAGCCTGGTTGGCGTCGGCTTCGCGGCGCTGCATGTGGCGCCGGAATGGGCGGTGCCGCTGACGGCTGCCGGCATGCTTCCGATCAGCGTCTATTTCGCCCGGAAGCTGCCGCTCCTGAAGACCGGCGAGGCCGCGGCTGCCGAGGCGGCACCATCCAGGCGCAAGCTGCCGGGCTGGGCATTGCTCGGGGTTTGCTTCTTCGTCTTCGGCATCACCATGACCGAGGGCGCCGTCGCCGACTGGTCGGCAGTCTTCCTGCGCGACATCTTCGGGCTTTCCAGCGCCAGCGCCGGTTTCGGCTACTCGATCTTCGCCTTCATGGTGGCGGCCGGGCGCTTTGCCGGCGACCGGCTGAAGGCGAGCTACGGCCCGGTTGCGGTGGCGCGCGCCTGCGGCATCGCCAGCATTACCGGGCTCATTCTGGTGGTGGTAAGCCCCGCTGCCTGGGCAGCGCTTCTCGGCTTTGCCGCCATGGGCTTCGGCGTATCGGTCGGCTTTCCCTTCGCCGTCACCGCCGCCGCCGACCAGAAGGACCGGCCGGCGGCCGCAAGCGTCGCCATTCTGTCCTTCATTGCGCTGCTCGGCTTCCTGCTCGGGCCGCCACTGATCGGCCTGATCGCCGAATACAGCGACATGCGTTTCGGGCTTGGCGTGCTCGTGCCCTTCCTCGCCGTCAGCTTGCTCTTGACCGGCCGGCTCAAGCCCGCCGCCCGTGTGGGCGTGCAGGACGCCCAGCAAGCCGCCAGCCGCGCGTAA
- a CDS encoding ABC transporter substrate-binding protein, with amino-acid sequence MKSTKLALLIGTALVASATLAFAQEKGGVITVATVGEPPTLDPMASTADLVGIVSQHIFETLYTFDKDWKPTPLLAASLPEISADGKIYTIKLRSGVKFHDGTDLDSKDVVASLERWTKVASRGKQTATTISGIEAVDPLTVKISLATPYAPLVSLLAFNNSAAIVLPSEKQAEPMTDFVGTGPYQLKERKADQYIQLTRYDAYKTPEGEANGYGGARHQYADEIRFVPVPDPNTRVEAAVSGQYDYVDSLPVESFERVKGSSASEPVMLQPFGWPVFVLNSGNGMTKNLDLRKAIRASLSMEDMMAAAFGTTDFYALDAALYPSQFTWRTDAGTEGAYNIADAEKAGELLKAAGYKGEPLRILTSRQYEFHYKMAQVAAEYLKLAGFTVDLQVVDWATLTQRRADPTLWDIYITHSPFLPEPALIGMMSTKAPGNWDTPARAKAVDAFNAESDPAKRVALWADVQKVIFEEVPFIKIGDFNALSAKSKTLEGVSPAPWPYFWNASIKK; translated from the coding sequence ATGAAATCGACTAAACTCGCATTGCTTATTGGAACCGCATTGGTGGCATCGGCAACCCTCGCCTTTGCACAGGAAAAGGGCGGCGTGATCACCGTCGCAACCGTCGGCGAACCGCCGACCCTTGACCCGATGGCATCGACGGCCGACCTCGTCGGCATCGTCTCGCAACACATTTTCGAAACGCTCTACACCTTCGACAAGGACTGGAAGCCGACGCCGCTGCTCGCCGCCAGCCTGCCGGAGATCAGCGCCGACGGCAAAATCTACACGATCAAGCTGCGTTCGGGCGTCAAGTTCCACGACGGCACCGATCTCGACTCGAAGGACGTCGTCGCCTCGCTCGAGCGTTGGACCAAGGTCGCCTCGCGCGGCAAGCAGACGGCAACGACGATTTCCGGCATCGAAGCGGTCGACCCGCTGACGGTAAAGATCTCGCTGGCCACCCCTTACGCACCGCTCGTCTCGCTGCTCGCCTTCAACAACTCCGCGGCAATCGTGCTTCCGTCCGAAAAGCAGGCCGAGCCGATGACCGATTTCGTCGGCACCGGCCCCTACCAGCTGAAGGAGCGCAAGGCGGACCAGTATATCCAGCTGACCCGCTACGACGCCTACAAAACGCCGGAAGGCGAGGCCAACGGCTATGGCGGCGCCCGCCACCAATATGCCGACGAAATCCGTTTCGTGCCGGTTCCGGATCCGAACACCCGCGTCGAGGCCGCCGTTTCCGGCCAGTACGACTATGTCGATAGTCTGCCGGTCGAATCCTTCGAGCGCGTCAAGGGTTCGAGCGCCTCCGAACCCGTGATGCTGCAGCCGTTCGGCTGGCCGGTCTTCGTCTTGAACTCCGGCAACGGCATGACCAAGAACCTCGACCTGCGCAAGGCGATCCGCGCTTCGCTCAGCATGGAAGACATGATGGCCGCCGCCTTCGGCACCACCGACTTCTATGCGCTCGACGCCGCTCTCTACCCGTCGCAGTTCACCTGGCGGACCGATGCCGGCACCGAAGGCGCCTACAACATCGCCGATGCGGAAAAGGCCGGCGAACTCCTGAAGGCCGCCGGCTACAAGGGCGAGCCGCTGCGCATCCTGACCAGCCGCCAGTACGAGTTCCACTACAAGATGGCGCAGGTCGCCGCCGAGTACCTGAAACTCGCCGGTTTCACCGTCGATCTGCAGGTGGTCGACTGGGCAACGCTCACCCAGCGCCGCGCCGACCCGACGCTCTGGGACATCTACATCACCCACAGCCCCTTCCTGCCGGAACCGGCGCTGATCGGCATGATGTCGACGAAGGCGCCCGGCAACTGGGATACGCCGGCGCGTGCCAAGGCGGTCGATGCCTTCAACGCCGAATCCGACCCGGCCAAGCGCGTGGCGCTGTGGGCCGACGTGCAGAAGGTGATCTTCGAAGAAGTGCCGTTCATCAAGATCGGCGACTTCAACGCGCTCTCGGCCAAGTCAAAGACGCTTGAGGGCGTCTCACCGGCCCCGTGGCCGTACTTCTGGAACGCTTCGATCAAGAAGTAA
- a CDS encoding Lrp/AsnC family transcriptional regulator, with product MPATLTPADVKILNALQSDGRLSNQALSEEVGMSTSPCWRRVRQLEDDGVIQGYMAVLNRREIGLGVLAFIRVKIDSHTEAEADAFADEVMKLDSVVACYSIAGDADFLLQVVSADLDSYSDFAMKVVRRLPCIKEMQTTFVLKEIKAYGGLPLRASAGQR from the coding sequence ATGCCCGCGACCCTAACGCCCGCCGATGTAAAGATCCTGAACGCGCTGCAAAGTGACGGGCGCCTGAGCAACCAGGCGCTTTCGGAGGAAGTGGGCATGTCGACCTCGCCCTGTTGGCGGCGCGTGCGGCAGCTGGAGGACGACGGCGTGATCCAGGGCTACATGGCCGTTCTCAATCGGCGGGAAATCGGCCTTGGGGTGCTTGCCTTCATCCGCGTGAAGATCGACAGCCACACGGAGGCGGAAGCGGACGCCTTCGCCGACGAGGTGATGAAGCTCGACAGCGTCGTTGCCTGCTACAGCATCGCCGGCGATGCGGACTTTCTGCTCCAGGTCGTCTCTGCCGACCTCGATTCCTATTCGGATTTTGCCATGAAGGTCGTGCGGCGCCTGCCGTGCATCAAGGAGATGCAGACGACCTTCGTGCTGAAGGAGATCAAGGCCTATGGCGGGCTGCCCCTTCGTGCCTCGGCCGGCCAGCGCTGA
- a CDS encoding aspartate/glutamate racemase family protein encodes MKVIGLIGGMSWESSAEYYRIINETVRERLGGVHSAKSLMWSMDFGEIERLQHHGDWPALTGEMIAAARRLEAGGADFLMICTNTMHKMAADVSAAVSIPLLHIADPTAEKIKAAGLRKVGLLGTAFTMEQDFYKGRLAEKFGLDVLVPEAEDRAKVHEIIYRELVAGIVKDSSRDAYRTIIARLVDAGAEAIIMGCTEIMLLISQADSPVPVFDTTEIHALAAVDLALGDA; translated from the coding sequence ATGAAGGTCATCGGCCTGATCGGCGGCATGAGCTGGGAGAGCTCGGCGGAGTATTACCGCATCATCAACGAGACAGTTCGCGAGCGCCTTGGCGGCGTGCACTCGGCGAAATCGCTGATGTGGTCGATGGACTTCGGCGAGATCGAACGCCTGCAGCATCACGGCGACTGGCCGGCTTTGACGGGAGAGATGATCGCCGCGGCGCGGCGTCTTGAGGCCGGCGGCGCCGATTTCCTGATGATCTGCACCAACACCATGCACAAGATGGCAGCGGACGTTTCGGCCGCCGTCTCCATTCCGCTCTTGCATATCGCCGACCCCACGGCAGAAAAGATCAAGGCGGCAGGCCTTCGCAAGGTCGGCCTGCTCGGAACGGCCTTCACCATGGAGCAGGACTTCTACAAGGGTCGCTTGGCGGAAAAATTCGGTCTCGATGTGCTGGTGCCGGAGGCGGAAGACCGGGCGAAGGTGCACGAGATCATCTACCGCGAACTCGTGGCCGGTATCGTCAAGGACAGCTCACGTGACGCTTACCGCACCATCATCGCACGGCTCGTGGATGCCGGCGCCGAAGCGATCATCATGGGCTGCACCGAGATCATGCTGTTGATTTCGCAGGCCGATAGCCCGGTCCCGGTGTTCGACACGACTGAGATCCACGCGCTTGCCGCGGTCGATCTCGCGCTCGGGGACGCCTGA
- a CDS encoding ABC transporter permease has product MAITVSAPSESEGRKFIRRLLKRKTVAFGLIVLTVFVLLAAFAPLIAPYAPGKLSIVNRLQPPSLQWFFGTDEFGRDVFSRTIYAGRLSLFVGAAVVTLATVIGVVLGLLAGFFQKLDTPIARVIDAMMAFPDILLAIALVAALGPSLTTVIIALSIVYAPRLARVVRASTLVIRELPYVEAARALGISTPHIMTRHVLRNLLSPVLVQGTFLFAHAMLAEAGLSFLGVGVSPEIPTWGTMIASGRQYIGQADWVTLFPGIAIVLSVLSLQMVGDGLRDMLDPRLRKDL; this is encoded by the coding sequence ATGGCTATCACCGTATCCGCCCCCTCCGAGAGCGAGGGCCGCAAGTTCATCCGCCGGCTGCTGAAGCGCAAGACCGTTGCCTTCGGCCTGATCGTTCTCACCGTCTTCGTGCTGCTCGCCGCCTTCGCGCCGCTGATTGCGCCTTACGCACCCGGCAAGCTCTCGATCGTCAACCGCCTGCAGCCGCCGAGCCTGCAATGGTTCTTCGGCACGGACGAGTTCGGTCGCGACGTCTTTTCCCGCACCATCTATGCGGGACGCCTGTCGCTGTTTGTCGGCGCCGCCGTCGTCACGCTCGCAACCGTGATCGGCGTGGTGCTCGGCCTTCTTGCCGGCTTCTTCCAGAAGCTCGACACGCCGATCGCCCGCGTCATCGACGCGATGATGGCTTTTCCGGACATCCTGCTGGCAATCGCGCTGGTCGCCGCCCTCGGCCCGTCGCTGACGACCGTCATCATCGCGCTCAGCATCGTCTACGCGCCGCGGCTCGCCCGCGTCGTACGCGCCTCTACGCTGGTCATCCGCGAGCTACCCTATGTCGAGGCGGCGCGTGCGCTCGGCATCTCGACGCCGCACATCATGACGCGGCACGTGTTGCGCAACCTGCTGTCGCCGGTCCTCGTCCAGGGCACCTTCCTCTTCGCCCATGCGATGCTCGCCGAAGCCGGCCTTTCCTTCCTCGGCGTCGGCGTCAGCCCGGAAATCCCCACATGGGGCACGATGATCGCCTCGGGCCGGCAATATATCGGCCAGGCCGACTGGGTAACGCTCTTCCCGGGCATCGCCATCGTGCTTTCGGTGCTGTCGCTGCAGATGGTCGGGGACGGCCTGCGCGACATGCTCGACCCCCGCCTCAGAAAGGATCTGTAA
- a CDS encoding RidA family protein: MTGYRVNSLDQKKTTSAAVSPYERLQALGIDLPPAPPPIANFVTHVQEGNILYLSGQGPREVDGHLHAGKVGAEVDVDSAYQHARLTGINLLAVMHDALGDLGRVKRIVKLLGMVNAVPDFEEHPRVINGCSDLLMDVFGEAGSHARSAVGFGSLPGNITVEIEAIVALHD; this comes from the coding sequence ATGACAGGATATCGCGTGAACAGTCTGGATCAGAAGAAGACCACCTCTGCTGCCGTCTCACCCTATGAGCGGCTGCAAGCCCTCGGCATCGATCTACCACCGGCGCCACCGCCGATCGCCAACTTCGTCACCCATGTGCAGGAAGGCAATATTCTCTACCTCTCCGGCCAGGGCCCGCGCGAAGTCGACGGCCACCTGCATGCCGGTAAGGTCGGCGCCGAGGTTGACGTCGACAGCGCCTACCAGCACGCGCGACTGACGGGCATAAACCTCTTGGCCGTCATGCATGACGCGCTCGGTGATCTCGGGCGGGTCAAGCGGATCGTCAAGCTGCTCGGCATGGTCAACGCCGTGCCCGATTTCGAGGAACATCCGCGCGTCATCAACGGTTGCTCGGATCTGCTGATGGATGTTTTCGGAGAGGCCGGCAGCCATGCCCGCTCGGCGGTGGGTTTCGGGTCGCTACCCGGAAACATCACCGTCGAGATCGAGGCGATCGTCGCTCTGCACGACTAA
- a CDS encoding ABC transporter permease yields MLRYIFQRLMGMIVVMAIVVTIVFVIVRVTPGDPAAVMLGPEATQEDISALRTRLGLDQSLGLQYVYYIGQLLQGDLGQSIFLNQPVTSALAERAEPTFFLTLFSILIACAIALPIGIYAAYRRGSFVDQAATTLAMLAASIPSFWLGLILIQVLAVRFGWFPVSGYGGPGSSFADRMYHLALPAIALGVVSSALILRFTRASMLDVLGDDFIRTARAKGLGERKVVMKHALKNALIPILTIIGLTAAVLISGAVVTETVFGLPGVGNLVVSAVLRRDYPVIQGALLVIAALYVLINFAIDMLYLLVDPRVRY; encoded by the coding sequence ATGTTACGCTACATCTTCCAACGGCTGATGGGCATGATCGTCGTCATGGCGATCGTCGTCACGATCGTCTTCGTCATCGTCCGCGTGACGCCTGGGGACCCGGCCGCCGTCATGCTCGGTCCGGAAGCGACCCAGGAGGACATTTCGGCGCTGCGCACCCGGCTTGGCCTCGACCAGTCGCTCGGCCTGCAATATGTCTACTATATCGGACAGCTGCTGCAGGGCGATCTCGGCCAGTCGATCTTCCTCAACCAGCCGGTCACGTCGGCCTTGGCAGAGCGTGCCGAACCAACCTTCTTCCTGACGCTTTTCTCTATCCTGATCGCCTGCGCCATCGCGCTGCCGATCGGCATCTACGCCGCCTACAGGCGCGGCTCCTTCGTCGACCAGGCGGCAACGACACTCGCCATGTTGGCGGCGAGCATACCGAGCTTCTGGCTCGGCCTGATCCTGATCCAGGTGCTGGCGGTGCGCTTCGGCTGGTTCCCGGTCTCCGGCTATGGCGGCCCCGGTTCCTCCTTCGCGGACCGCATGTACCACCTGGCACTGCCGGCGATCGCGCTCGGCGTGGTCTCCTCGGCACTGATCCTGCGCTTCACCCGCGCCTCGATGCTCGACGTGCTCGGCGACGACTTCATTCGCACCGCCCGGGCCAAGGGCCTTGGCGAACGCAAGGTGGTTATGAAACACGCGCTGAAAAACGCGCTGATCCCGATCCTGACGATCATCGGCCTCACCGCCGCCGTGCTGATTTCCGGCGCCGTCGTCACCGAAACCGTCTTCGGCCTGCCCGGCGTCGGCAATCTCGTCGTCTCCGCCGTGCTTCGCCGCGATTATCCGGTCATCCAGGGCGCGCTGCTCGTGATTGCAGCACTCTACGTGCTGATCAATTTCGCGATCGACATGCTCTATCTCCTCGTTGATCCAAGGGTGCGCTACTGA
- the ycaC gene encoding isochorismate family cysteine hydrolase YcaC, which yields MTKPYVRLNKDDVAVLLVDHQTGLLSLVRDFDPDKFKNNVLALGDLAKYFKLPTVLTTSFEDGPNGPLVPELKEQFPDAPFIPRPGQINAWDNEDFVKAVKATGKKQLLIAGVVTEVCVAFPALSAIEEGFEVFVVTDASGTFNEVTRDSAWSRMTAAGVQLMTWFGVACELHRDWRNDIEGLGTLFSNHIPDYRNLITSYNTMAARK from the coding sequence ATGACCAAGCCCTACGTACGCCTCAACAAGGATGATGTTGCCGTCCTGCTCGTCGACCATCAGACCGGCCTGTTGTCGCTGGTGCGCGACTTCGACCCGGACAAGTTCAAGAACAACGTGCTGGCGCTTGGTGATCTCGCCAAGTACTTCAAGCTGCCGACGGTTCTGACCACCAGCTTCGAGGACGGCCCGAACGGCCCGCTGGTGCCGGAGTTGAAGGAACAGTTTCCCGATGCGCCCTTCATTCCCCGCCCGGGCCAGATCAACGCCTGGGACAACGAGGACTTCGTCAAGGCCGTAAAGGCCACCGGCAAGAAGCAGTTGCTGATCGCCGGCGTGGTGACCGAGGTCTGCGTGGCCTTCCCGGCGCTTTCGGCGATCGAGGAAGGCTTCGAGGTCTTCGTGGTCACGGATGCTTCCGGCACCTTCAACGAGGTGACCCGCGATTCCGCATGGTCGCGCATGACCGCCGCCGGCGTTCAGCTGATGACCTGGTTTGGCGTTGCCTGTGAACTGCACCGCGACTGGCGCAACGACATCGAAGGCCTCGGCACGCTGTTTTCGAACCACATCCCGGACTACCGCAACCTCATCACCAGCTACAACACCATGGCGGCACGCAAGTAG
- a CDS encoding LysR substrate-binding domain-containing protein, whose product MQDLNDLYYFVQVVEHGGFAAAARATGTQKSRLSRRIAVLEDRIGVRLIQRSPRRFFVTDVGREYYQRCVAVLIEAEAADAFIAQHQGEPQGIIRVSCPTALISFQFGRLFARFMTAHPRIGLHLESTNRRVDVIAEGFDVSIRVRFPPLEKSELVMRKLDDSSQYLVARPGFLKAPIGEPAQLTGLPSLAWTSATHTYEWRLESADGERAVVRHEPRFLTDDMAALREAALDGAGIVQLPTMMIWKDLAAGTLVPVLPQWRPASGVVHAVFPSRRGLLPSVRTFIDFLAQECAADRLTIDESLAWQATPPHITA is encoded by the coding sequence ATGCAAGATCTGAACGACCTCTATTATTTTGTCCAAGTCGTCGAGCACGGCGGCTTTGCGGCTGCGGCGCGGGCGACCGGTACGCAGAAATCGCGGCTGAGCCGGCGCATTGCTGTCCTGGAAGACCGGATCGGCGTCCGGCTTATCCAGCGTTCGCCACGCCGGTTCTTCGTTACCGATGTCGGCCGCGAATATTACCAGCGCTGCGTTGCGGTGTTAATCGAGGCGGAAGCGGCCGATGCCTTCATCGCGCAGCATCAGGGAGAGCCGCAGGGCATCATCCGGGTGAGCTGCCCGACCGCGTTGATCTCGTTCCAGTTCGGCCGGCTCTTTGCCCGGTTCATGACCGCTCATCCCCGGATCGGCCTGCATCTGGAAAGCACCAACCGGCGCGTGGACGTGATCGCCGAAGGCTTCGACGTTTCGATCCGTGTCCGGTTCCCGCCGCTGGAAAAGAGCGAACTGGTGATGCGCAAGCTTGACGACAGTTCGCAATATCTCGTCGCCAGGCCCGGATTTCTGAAGGCGCCGATTGGCGAGCCCGCACAACTGACGGGATTGCCGAGCCTTGCCTGGACCTCGGCGACGCACACCTATGAATGGCGGCTGGAAAGCGCCGATGGAGAGCGCGCCGTCGTCCGCCACGAGCCCCGCTTCCTGACCGACGACATGGCTGCGCTGCGCGAAGCGGCACTCGACGGCGCGGGTATCGTGCAACTGCCGACGATGATGATCTGGAAGGACCTGGCAGCTGGTACGCTGGTGCCCGTCCTGCCGCAGTGGCGCCCCGCGTCCGGCGTCGTGCACGCCGTCTTCCCTTCGCGGCGCGGGCTGCTGCCCTCCGTCCGTACCTTCATCGACTTTCTTGCCCAGGAATGCGCCGCCGATCGCCTGACGATCGACGAGAGCCTGGCATGGCAGGCAACGCCACCCCATATCACTGCCTAG